A stretch of Palaemon carinicauda isolate YSFRI2023 chromosome 34, ASM3689809v2, whole genome shotgun sequence DNA encodes these proteins:
- the LOC137626470 gene encoding dentin sialophosphoprotein-like: MKSLALAIGLVLIVTSNLADGLSLRDRLAQRRNDTAEDDKSSEEVSRPTERPSEEEDEGPTLLLKELDTVETNCTGNHCESTEKTCQCSDPCEYVFRQDPCYCKRDWHCHNTNLTSGSQNSRTTRGAVSTTTRSPVKVESPRPVGNSKPDTEEDDEDEDEETSHAKGNNPAKRTRRDADDSEREARRKDSKPTNGNHGGNAHPGKHNSTTDSHTSSNGKHNSTSSSNNGATEKPKVTPVTSQGSRTRRDATDSLQGSNQKNGNSRPGSQPLKLTPQQGGNKTNSQTTVTPPRTRFTRGAADANPASTLRASNTKQGSPVSTTTSQPDNGHASNQPKVAPPRARPTRGAPDANTASTLRASNTKQGSPVSTTTSQPDNGSASNQPKVAPPRARPTRGAPDSNPASTLRASNTKQGSPVSTTTSQPDNGSASNQPKVTPPRTRPTRGAADANPASNVRASNTKQGSPVSTTTSQPDNGSTSNQPKVAPPRVRPTRGAPDANTASTLRASNTKQGSPVSTTTSQPDNGSASNQPKVAPPRTRPTRGAADANPASTLRASNTKQGSPVSTTTSQPDNGHASNQPKVAPPRARPTRGAPDANTASTLRASNTKQGSPVSTTTSQPDNGSTSNQPKVTPPRTRLTRGAVDTKLPLNKTESNDAKQGTQSSNPAPQRNDSKVTSQDSRPTRGAADTKPETNQRDSSSNQSSVRSTHSAGKATPTSSPSSQENDGDDDGDADNSEESQ, encoded by the exons ATGAAGTCCCTAGCTCTAGCCATCGGCCTTGTGCTGATAGTGACCTCCAACTTGGCTGACGGTCTCTCCCTCAGGGATCGCCTCGCTCAGCGGAGAAACGACACCGCTGAGGATGACAAGAGCTCCGAGGAAGTCTCTAGGCCTACAGAGAGGCCTAGTGAGGAAGAAGATGAAGGTCCTACTCTCTTGCTCAAGGAACTCGACACAGTAGAGACGAACT GCACAGGTAACCACTGTGAATCCACGGAAAAGACGTGCCAGTGCAGCGACCCTTGCGAGTACGTGTTCCGCCAGGACCCCTGCTACTGCAAGAGGGACTGGCACTGCCACAACACCAACCTCACCTCCGGCAGTCAGAATTCCCGCACCACACGGGGAGCAGTCAGCACGACCACCAGGAGCCCTGTTAAGGTCGAATCACCTCGTCCAGTAGGAAATTCCAAACCGGATACAGAGGAAGATGATGAGGACGAAGATGAAGAAACGTCACATGCTAAAGGGAACAACCCAGCGAAACGTACCAGACGCGACGCAGATGACTCGGAGAGAGAAGCGCGCCGTAAGGATAGCAAGCCAACCAATGGTAACCATGGAGGTAACGCACATCCTGGCAAACACAATTCAACTACCGATTCACACACCTCATCCAATGGAAAGCACAATTCAACCAGTAGCTCAAATAATGGTGCTACAGAAAAACCAAAAGTCACTCCAGTGACTTCCCAAGGTTCCCGTACCAGGCGTGATGCTACTGATTCACTCCAAGGTTCAAACCAGAAAAATGGTAATTCTAGACCGGGTTCACAACCATTAAAACTCACTCCACAACAAGGTGGTAATAAAACCAACAGCCAGACCACAGTGACGCCTCCAAGAACTCGCTTTACTCGTGGAGCTGCTGACGCCAACCCTGCTTCAACCCTGAGAGCTAGTAATACCAAGCAAGGGTCTCCAGTTTCAACAACAACTTCCCAACCAGACAATGGTCATGCCAGCAACCAGCCCAAAGTAGCACCTCCAAGGGCGCGTCCTACTCGTGGGGCTCCTGACGCCAACACTGCTTCAACCCTGAGAGCTAGTAATACCAAGCAAGGGTCTCCAGTTTCAACAACAACTTCACAACCAGACAATGGTAGTGCCAGCAACCAGCCCAAGGTAGCACCTCCAAGAGCGCGTCCTACTCGTGGGGCTCCTGACTCCAACCCTGCTTCAACCCTGAGAGCTAGTAATACCAAGCAAGGGTCTCCAGTTTCAACAACAACTTCACAACCAGACAATGGTAGTGCCAGCAACCAGCCCAAGGTAACACCTCCAAGAACGCGTCCTACTCGTGGGGCTGCTGACGCCAACCCTGCTTCAAACGTGAGAGCTAGTAATACCAAGCAAGGGTCTCCAGTTTCAACTACAACTTCACAACCAGACAATGGTAGTACCAGCAACCAGCCCAAGGTAGCACCTCCAAGAGTGCGTCCTACTCGTGGGGCTCCTGACGCCAACACTGCTTCAACCCTGAGAGCTAGTAATACCAAGCAAGGGTCTCCAGTTTCAACAACAACTTCACAACCAGACAATGGTAGTGCCAGCAACCAGCCCAAGGTAGCACCTCCAAGAACGCGTCCTACTCGTGGGGCTGCTGACGCCAACCCTGCTTCAACCCTGAGAGCTAGTAATACCAAGCAAGGGTCTCCAGTTTCAACAACAACTTCCCAACCAGACAATGGTCATGCCAGCAACCAGCCCAAAGTAGCACCTCCAAGGGCGCGTCCTACTCGTGGGGCTCCTGACGCCAACACTGCTTCAACCCTGAGAGCTAGTAATACCAAGCAAGGGTCTCCAGTTTCAACAACAACTTCACAACCAGACAATGGTAGTACCAGCAACCAGCCCAAGGTAACACCTCCAAGAACGCGTCTTACTCGTGGGGCTGTTGACACTAAGCTGCCTCTAAATAAGACAGAGAGCAACGACGCAAAGCAAGGTACACAATCTTCAAATCCTGCTCCACAGAGAAACGATTCTAAAGTGACCTCCCAGGATTCTCGCCCTACGCGGGGTGCCGCTGATACCAAGCCAGAAACAAACCAGAGGGACAGCAGCTCAAACCAAAGCTCAGTTAGGTCAACCCACAGCGCAGGgaaagctacgccaacgtcaagcCCATCTTCACAAGAAAACgacggtgatgatgatggtgacgcTGACAACTCCGAAGAGAGTCAGTAA